The genomic interval GCACCCTGGCCGGCCACCCGTGACGAACTGATCGACTACGCCGAGCGTACGGGTGCGCCGATCGAGGTGATCGAGAACCTCAAGGAGCTGGAGGACGACGGGGAGCCCTACGAGAGCATTGAAGAAATATGGCCGGACTATCCCACGGCCGACGACGACTTCTACTACGAGGAAGAATAACCCGGACTGCGGTCGGCCGTCCGGCCATTCCCCGTCTGCTTGAGGGCTTGCTGCTCTGGTTGATCGGCTGGGGGCTGCTGGGTGGGCTTCCGGTGTGGGGGCAGACCCAGCAGCAATTTTTTTCGGAGGCCTGGCTGGTGCGCGACGTCCGCCTGGAAGGCAACCGTTCCTTCTCCGACGAAATCCTTCGCCCGTACATCCACACGACGGCCAATCGACGCTTTCTCGGTATTCCCGGCCTTACCTGGTGGTTGTGGCTTTACGAACTGGGAGCCTCCGGTAAGCTGGGCGGGCTGCTGAGCCGCGCGCTGATGGCCAGCGGCGAGCCGCCCGCCTACTACGAACCGGCCGTCGTGCAGGCCGACGTCGAGCGCCTTACGCTCTTCTACCGCCAGGAAGGCTTTCCCGGAGCCCACGTGGAAGCCCGGCTGGACACGCTGCGACCCGGACAGTTGCGCGTGATTTTCCATATCAACGAGGGCCCTCCGACCTACCTGCGACACGTCCGTTACGAAGGCATCGAAACGCTCCCGCCGGAGCTGCAACGGGCGTTGCTGGCAGGCTCCCGCCTGCGCCACGACCCGCCGACCGATCTTTCCCGTCAGCTCCGGGCTCGCAACCAGCGCTACTCGGAGCTGACGCTGCTGGAGGAGCGTCAACGGCTCATGGAATTCCTGTGGAATGCGGGCTATGCGGCCGTCACGCGCGACTCCATCCGCGCCATCGTGATTCCGGCCCGTCCGGACTCGTTCGACCTGATCTTTCGGATTCATCCCGGCCCCCGCTTTCGCTTTGGTGACCTGAAAGCCGAAGTGGACGGGCCGGAACCCGATCCGCTCTTTCGGCGCGACACGCTCTGGCTGGAGCCGGCCGCCGACACGCTGCACCCCGGCCGCCTGGTGGTCACGCGGCGCCAGGAGCGCCGCCTGAAGCCGTCTTTTCTGGTCCGCATGCTGCGCTTCCGGCCGGGCGACTGGTACAACCGCGCCCTGCTGCTCGGCACGCGCCGCCGCCTGGAGGCTACCGGACTGTTTTCCTACGTCCGCATCGAACCCGCCTGGCGCGACACGCTGCGGCTGCCCGGCGAGGCGGCTCCGCGGCTGCCCCACCGGCTTACGCTGACCACCCGGCCACGCCACCGAATGCGCCTGGAAACCTTCATGCTGCAGCGCAACGGCCTGCTCACCGGCAGCGAGAACGAACTCGGCACCGGCGTGGCCGTCACCTACGAAAACGCCAACCTGCTGGGCCGCGCCGAAACGTTCAGCCTGCGGACGGCCGGCTCTATCTCGGGCAACTTCGAAGAGGGGCTGCTCACTTCGGCCCAGCTCGAAATCACCGCCTCGCTGGTCTATCCGTATGCCGTCCGGCCCTTCGGCGCACTCGAACGCTGGCTCCGCCTTTACGACGCCCGCACCCGGCTGTCGCTGAGCCTGCTCACGGCCCGTCGCGACGTGCTCCGGCTGGTCATCCGGGGACGCGGCACGGCCCGCTTCCGCCTCGAACTCCAGCACACGCCCACGCTGACGTCGTTCGTGGACCTGCTCGACCTGAGCCTGAGCAATCCGGACACGCTGAGCGGCTTTCGGGCAGCCTTCCTTGATGAAGTGCTCCGTCCCATCGAGGATCCCGTGCAGCGCGCCCAGATCCTCGACGACTACACGGTCCCCCAGATCAACGACGTGGTGCGCTACACGCTGCAATCCGCCCGCTTCAATCCGCTACGCCGCGAGCGCGGCTATGCGCATGAACTGTCTGCCGAAATGGGTGGCTTGCTGTCGGACCTGCTCGACCGCGCCGTGTTCACACCGGGCCGGCACGAAGGCACGTTGCCGGGGCTGCCCCTTTTCCGGAGCGGGGCGACGGGCAACCGGCTGCTCTACCGTCCCTACGTACGCGCAAGCCTGGACCTGCGGCGCTACCGGCCGCTCCGTTCAGGCACCGTGCTGGCCGGCAAGCTGCAGCTCGGGGCAGCGCACCCCATCGGCCAGCCGGACGTCATCCCCTTCGACCGTCGCTTCTACAGCGGCGGTGCCAATAGCGTCCGGGGCTGGCCGCTGCGCGGGCTGGGCCCCGGCCGTCTACAGCTGACGGACAACCTGGACGGCACCAACCTGCTGGGTGGCGAATTCAAGCTGGAAGCCAGCCTGGAGCTGCGCCAGCGGCTGCTGCGACGGGTGCTGGCCGCCGACTGGATCGGAACGGTCTTCACCGACGTGGGGAACGTCTGGCTCGGCCCCCGCAATCCGGGTCCCGAAGCCGGACACTTTCGCCTCGGCCGTTTTGTCCAGGATCTGGGCTGGGGCGGCGGTGTGGGCTTGCGTCTGGCCTGGGAATATCTCATTATCCGACTGGATGTGGCCTATCGCCTGCATGACCCGGCCCGCCCGGAGGCCGGCCTGCTGCCCGACGGCCTGCACCGTCCGACCCTGCATTTTGGCATCGGCCACGCGTTCTAACCGACCCGACCATGCGTATCTGGCACACCCTGCAACGCGGCTACCGGGCGCTGTTTCGCCCGCGCGAAGACGCCTACACGCGCGAGCTGCTGCACGTGCTGCGGCACGTCCCCATCTTTCAGCACCTGCCCCGGCGCGTCCTTAAAACAATGCTGCCCTACCTGCACACCCGCACCTACCGCCGCCATGAAGTGATCTATTTCGAGGGCGATCCCGGTCTGGGCCTCTACATCATCACCCGGGGCACCGTGCGCCTGCTCATGGAAGATGAAGACGGTCAGTTCGAGGAGCTGGCCCGGCTGAGCGAGTACGACACGTGCGGCCACCTCGCCCTGCTGGGCGAGTTCCGCCGGATGGAGACGGCCCAGGCGGCCACCGAGGTGCAGGTGCTGGGTCTGTTCCGCCCCGATCTCAAGCTGCTGCTGCGTCGCCATCCGGCCGTGGGAGCGGCCATTCTGCAGGCCGTGGCCCGCTACGTGGCGGCCCGCCAGGTGGAACTCGTCGCATTACTGAGCAACTGCACCGACCGCCGCCAGGCGCTGATCTGGCTGCAGGAAGCCGGCCGCCGCGCCGAACACCGCCTGCCCTCGCTGCTCTCCGACCGGTAGGGCCGAACCCTTTCGCCGGCTCGGTGGTTTGTTGAGGCCGATCATTGTTGACCCACCCCGAAGGGCCGTGCTGAAGAAAGGCGCCGAGCTGGAACTGATCGTCGAAAAATTCGCCGACCGCGGCAAGTCGCTCACCCGCGTGGACGGCTACGTGCTGTTCGTCGAAGGCGGCGTGCCCGGCGACCGGGCGCGCGTGCGCGTCGTCAAGCGCAAGAAAAACTACGCCGAGGGCCGCATCGTCGAGCTGCTCGAACCGAGCCCGCTGCGCACCGAGCCGCGCTGTCGTTACTTCGGCACCTGCGGCGGCTGCAAGTGGCAGCACGTACGCTACGAAGCCCAGCTCGAAGCCAAGCGCCAGAGCGTCTATGAGGCGCTCGTTCACCACGGCGGCTTCGAAGACGTCGAGGTGCGTCCCACCCTTCCCTCGCCCCGGCTCTACGGCTACCGCAACAAGATGGAATTTTCCTTCAGCGCCGACCGCTGGCTGACCCCTGACGAAATCGCCAGCGGCCGACCGCTCGACCGCCATTTTGCCGTGGGGCTCCACGTACCGGGCAACTTCTACAAGGTGATCGATCTGGAGGAATGCCACCTGCCCGAGCCGATCACCGTGCGGCTGCTCAACGCACTGCGGGCCTTCTTCAAGGCGAAGGGCTGGGAGCCGTGGGACATCCGGCGGCACGAAGGCTACCTGCGCCATCTGGTGATCCGAACCGGCACGCGCACCGGCGAGGTCATGGTCAACCTGGTCACCAGCCGCTACGACGAAGCCCGCATGGCCGAGCTGGGCGCCTTCCTGCAGGAGCAGTTTCCGGAAGTCACCACGCTGGTCAACACGATCAATTCGCGCCCGGCCCAGGTCTCCTACGGCGAGACCACCTACACGATCTTCGGTCCGGGCGTCATTCACGACTGCATCGGACCGTTTCGCTTCGAGATTGCGCCCGACGCCTTCTTCCAGACGAACACCGAACAGGCCGAACGGCTTTACGAAGTAGCCCGTGAGCTGGCCGCGCTGCGCCCGGACGATCTGGTTTACGATCTCTACTGCGGCACCGGCACGATCTCCATCTTCATCGCCCCGCACGTGCGGCATGTGGTGGGCGTGGAGCTGGTGGCATCGGCCGTCGAAAACGCCCGCGCCAATGCGGCGGCCAACGGCATCACGAACTGCACCTTCGTAGCCGGCGACCTGCTGGAAGTGCTCACGCCGGCGTTCGTGCGCACGCACGGCCGCCCCGACGTCGTGATCGTCGATCCGCCGCGGGCCGGTATGCATCCCCGGGTGGTGCGCCGCATCGGCCAGCTCCGGCCGGAGCGGTTCGTCTACGTGAGCTGCAATCCCCAGACCCAGGCGCGCGATCTGAAGCTGCTGCGCGACCTGTACCGGATCGAGGCCGTGCAACCCGTCGATCTGTTTCCGCACACCGACCACGTGGAGAGCGTCGTCGCCCTGCGGGCCCGTTAACCCTGCTGTGTCATGAACCGAGGCGTTGCATTCGTTACCGGCGGAACCGGCTTCATCGGCAGCCACCTGGTGGAAGAGCTGCTGCGCCGGGGCTACCGCGAAGTGCGCTGTCTGGTGCGAAAAGAACTGCGCTGGCTCGAAGGACTCGACATCGTGCCCGTCCGCGGCGACTTTTCCCGGATCGAAGTGCTCTGGGAGGCCGTGCGCGACGCGGACGTGGTCTTTCACGTGGCGGGCGTGACGCGGGCGCGCGACTGGGCCACCTTCGAGCAGGGCAACATCACGGCCACGCTGAACCTGCTGGGCACTATCCTGGAAGCCAACCCGAACGTGCGCAAAGTGCTCATTACGAGCAGCCTGGCGGCCGTGGGCTACTGCCCGGGAGGCGTGGCCACCGAGGAGTCGCCGCTGCGTCCCATCAGCGCCTACGGCCGGAGCAAGGCGCTCATGGAGCAGGCGCTGCGGGCACCCCGTGCCGACGGCCCGCCGTTTGCCGAACGGCTCCCCATCGTCATAGTACGACCGCCGGCCGTCTACGGCCCCCGCGAAGCCGACATCTACACGTTCTTCCGTACGGTCAGCCGGGGGCTGTGCCCCATCGTGGGCAGCGGCCGCCGCCCCGAGCTGAGCCTGGTGCACGTGCGCGACCTGGTGCGCGGCATGGTGGACGCCGCCGAGTCGGACGTCACCACCGGCCAGACCTACTTCATCGGCAGCGAGCAATTCTACTCCTGGCGAGAGATCCGGGACGCCACACTGAAAGCCCTGGGCCGCCGGGCGCTGACCGTGCACATCCCGCCGTTTCTGGTGGAACCGATCGGTGCGCTGGTGGAACTGGCCGGACGCCTGACGGGCACCTACCCGCCGCTCAACCGCGAAAAAGCCCGCGAAATCCGCCACGCCTGCAAGATGTGCGCGGTGGACAAAGCCCGCCGCGACTTCGACTATCGCCAGCAGATCGGCCTCGAAGAAGGGATTCAGGAGACCATCGCCTGGTATCGGCAGCAGGGCTGGTTGTAAGCTATCCTTCTCCCACCGAAGCCTGCAAGTCGGGCTCGGGGAGGCCGTAGCCCACCACCAGCGCCATCAGCACCAGCGCGAGCGCCCCCAGCAGCGCATTGCTGAGGTAGCCGTACTGCGTGTAGAGCCAGCCGGCCGCCACGCCGCTGATCCCGATACCGAGCTGGCCCAGCGCAATCGACAGGCTCATGAGCGAACCGCGCCGGGCGCCCGGCACCAGCGCCGTCAGCAGCGATTGCAGCGGACTCATCCGCATGCCCACCAGTGCCATCGCCAGCGCAAACAGCGTGTAAATGGCTACATCGCCCTGCATCAGCAGCGGCGCGCCCGCCATCAGCACCGCCAGCCCGAGCGTGGCCCCCACGATCAAAGGCTTGCGGCCCACGCGATCCGAGAGCCGCCCGGCCAGGGGTCCGGCCACCACGTTCGCCAGCCCGCCGACGAGGAAAAGCAACGCCATCTCTTCGGTCCGAAAGCCCTGCGTGTGCTCCAGCCAGGTGGGCAGATAGATCAGAAAAAGCCCGATACTGAAAAACATCAGAAAGTATACAAGCGGCGAGCGGGCCGTGGTCGGCCGGCGGAGCAGTTCGTAGTAGCGCCGGAGCACGTTGCGAAGCGAGAGCGGCAGCTCGGAGCGCACGCCGGGCGGCTGCGGCACGTAACGCCAGATCAGGAGCGTGGCCAGCGCCATCGTGAGCCCGAACGCCAGAAACGGCCAGCGGAAGTCGGCCAGTCCCGCCAGCAGCGTCCCGGCCGGGATTCCCACGATCTGGCCGAAGGCGATCCCGCTCATCACCCAGCCGTTGGCCCAGCCGCGGCGCTCGTACGGGAAGTAGTCGCCCACGTAGCTGACGGCCGCGCCGCTGAGCAGTCCGCCGGCCGCTCCGGCCAGTGCCCGCACCGCCAGCAGCGCGGCGAAGCTGTAGGCCACGCCGTGCAGCAGCAGTGCGCCCGACATGGCCCCGCTTCCGGCCAGCAGGATCACCCGCCGCCCCAGCCGGTCCGAGACGGGTCCGGCCACCAGCGCCATCACACTGAGCATCACGGCGTAGGCCGTGATCAGGCTACCCTGTTCCAGCTCGCCAATGCCCAGCGTGGCTCCGATGCGCGGCAGAATCGGCGCCATGATGACCACCTGGCTGCTGGCCGAAAAGACCATCAGCCAGAGCGCCAGCAGAATCCGCCATTCCGATCGGGCCGCCATGCCGTCCTCTGCGGATTTTCCGGCCCAACCGGCGGCTTCGGATCTTTGTTTCGACAG from Rhodothermus marinus carries:
- a CDS encoding DUF2795 domain-containing protein gives rise to the protein MGYWTLELASYLEDAPWPATRDELIDYAERTGAPIEVIENLKELEDDGEPYESIEEIWPDYPTADDDFYYEEE
- a CDS encoding BamA/TamA family outer membrane protein; this translates as MLLWLIGWGLLGGLPVWGQTQQQFFSEAWLVRDVRLEGNRSFSDEILRPYIHTTANRRFLGIPGLTWWLWLYELGASGKLGGLLSRALMASGEPPAYYEPAVVQADVERLTLFYRQEGFPGAHVEARLDTLRPGQLRVIFHINEGPPTYLRHVRYEGIETLPPELQRALLAGSRLRHDPPTDLSRQLRARNQRYSELTLLEERQRLMEFLWNAGYAAVTRDSIRAIVIPARPDSFDLIFRIHPGPRFRFGDLKAEVDGPEPDPLFRRDTLWLEPAADTLHPGRLVVTRRQERRLKPSFLVRMLRFRPGDWYNRALLLGTRRRLEATGLFSYVRIEPAWRDTLRLPGEAAPRLPHRLTLTTRPRHRMRLETFMLQRNGLLTGSENELGTGVAVTYENANLLGRAETFSLRTAGSISGNFEEGLLTSAQLEITASLVYPYAVRPFGALERWLRLYDARTRLSLSLLTARRDVLRLVIRGRGTARFRLELQHTPTLTSFVDLLDLSLSNPDTLSGFRAAFLDEVLRPIEDPVQRAQILDDYTVPQINDVVRYTLQSARFNPLRRERGYAHELSAEMGGLLSDLLDRAVFTPGRHEGTLPGLPLFRSGATGNRLLYRPYVRASLDLRRYRPLRSGTVLAGKLQLGAAHPIGQPDVIPFDRRFYSGGANSVRGWPLRGLGPGRLQLTDNLDGTNLLGGEFKLEASLELRQRLLRRVLAADWIGTVFTDVGNVWLGPRNPGPEAGHFRLGRFVQDLGWGGGVGLRLAWEYLIIRLDVAYRLHDPARPEAGLLPDGLHRPTLHFGIGHAF
- a CDS encoding cyclic nucleotide-binding domain-containing protein gives rise to the protein MRIWHTLQRGYRALFRPREDAYTRELLHVLRHVPIFQHLPRRVLKTMLPYLHTRTYRRHEVIYFEGDPGLGLYIITRGTVRLLMEDEDGQFEELARLSEYDTCGHLALLGEFRRMETAQAATEVQVLGLFRPDLKLLLRRHPAVGAAILQAVARYVAARQVELVALLSNCTDRRQALIWLQEAGRRAEHRLPSLLSDR
- the rlmD gene encoding 23S rRNA (uracil(1939)-C(5))-methyltransferase RlmD, with translation MLKKGAELELIVEKFADRGKSLTRVDGYVLFVEGGVPGDRARVRVVKRKKNYAEGRIVELLEPSPLRTEPRCRYFGTCGGCKWQHVRYEAQLEAKRQSVYEALVHHGGFEDVEVRPTLPSPRLYGYRNKMEFSFSADRWLTPDEIASGRPLDRHFAVGLHVPGNFYKVIDLEECHLPEPITVRLLNALRAFFKAKGWEPWDIRRHEGYLRHLVIRTGTRTGEVMVNLVTSRYDEARMAELGAFLQEQFPEVTTLVNTINSRPAQVSYGETTYTIFGPGVIHDCIGPFRFEIAPDAFFQTNTEQAERLYEVARELAALRPDDLVYDLYCGTGTISIFIAPHVRHVVGVELVASAVENARANAAANGITNCTFVAGDLLEVLTPAFVRTHGRPDVVIVDPPRAGMHPRVVRRIGQLRPERFVYVSCNPQTQARDLKLLRDLYRIEAVQPVDLFPHTDHVESVVALRAR
- a CDS encoding NAD-dependent epimerase/dehydratase family protein, producing MNRGVAFVTGGTGFIGSHLVEELLRRGYREVRCLVRKELRWLEGLDIVPVRGDFSRIEVLWEAVRDADVVFHVAGVTRARDWATFEQGNITATLNLLGTILEANPNVRKVLITSSLAAVGYCPGGVATEESPLRPISAYGRSKALMEQALRAPRADGPPFAERLPIVIVRPPAVYGPREADIYTFFRTVSRGLCPIVGSGRRPELSLVHVRDLVRGMVDAAESDVTTGQTYFIGSEQFYSWREIRDATLKALGRRALTVHIPPFLVEPIGALVELAGRLTGTYPPLNREKAREIRHACKMCAVDKARRDFDYRQQIGLEEGIQETIAWYRQQGWL
- a CDS encoding MFS transporter — its product is MAARSEWRILLALWLMVFSASSQVVIMAPILPRIGATLGIGELEQGSLITAYAVMLSVMALVAGPVSDRLGRRVILLAGSGAMSGALLLHGVAYSFAALLAVRALAGAAGGLLSGAAVSYVGDYFPYERRGWANGWVMSGIAFGQIVGIPAGTLLAGLADFRWPFLAFGLTMALATLLIWRYVPQPPGVRSELPLSLRNVLRRYYELLRRPTTARSPLVYFLMFFSIGLFLIYLPTWLEHTQGFRTEEMALLFLVGGLANVVAGPLAGRLSDRVGRKPLIVGATLGLAVLMAGAPLLMQGDVAIYTLFALAMALVGMRMSPLQSLLTALVPGARRGSLMSLSIALGQLGIGISGVAAGWLYTQYGYLSNALLGALALVLMALVVGYGLPEPDLQASVGEG